A single window of bacterium DNA harbors:
- the rsmD gene encoding 16S rRNA (guanine(966)-N(2))-methyltransferase RsmD has protein sequence MGKIRIISGKYRGKALFAPEGEETRPLLSRLRKSLADILRPRLQGTFVLDLFAGSGAIGFELLSNGAQKAVLIEKSPRSASYIRQNALALGAEAKVIESDCLKVIPSLFKAGEKFDVILVAPPYGLELQRAAMEALAENPLLAVGGTVVVQREAKESFWEPVKPFHLIETRKYGRTVFDFYGSDG, from the coding sequence ATGGGAAAGATCAGGATTATTTCGGGTAAATACAGGGGGAAGGCGCTTTTCGCTCCCGAAGGGGAGGAGACGAGGCCGCTTTTGTCCCGCCTGAGGAAAAGCCTCGCCGACATCTTGCGCCCGAGACTTCAGGGGACCTTTGTGCTGGACCTTTTTGCCGGCAGCGGAGCGATAGGTTTCGAGCTTCTTTCCAACGGCGCCCAAAAAGCCGTGCTCATAGAGAAGAGCCCCAGATCCGCCTCTTATATCAGGCAAAACGCTCTCGCCCTCGGGGCTGAGGCGAAGGTCATAGAGAGCGACTGCCTCAAGGTAATACCGAGTCTCTTTAAAGCCGGGGAGAAGTTTGACGTGATACTTGTCGCGCCGCCCTACGGCCTGGAGCTTCAGCGCGCGGCGATGGAAGCGCTCGCCGAAAACCCGCTTCTTGCAGTAGGCGGAACAGTCGTCGTCCAGAGAGAGGCCAAGGAGAGCTTCTGGGAGCCGGTAAAGCCTTTCCATCTGATCGAGACCCGCAAATACGGTCGCACCGTCTTTGATTTCTACGGTTCAGACGGCTGA
- a CDS encoding phosphopyruvate hydratase encodes MYAITDIVAREILDSRGNPTVEADVYLTSGVMGRAAVPSGASTGEYEAVELRDGDPDRYLGKGVLRAVENVNTIIASELIGMDVREQIEIDGLLCSLDGTANKGNLGANAMLGVSLACAKAAATACELPLFRYIGGSQASLLPVPMMNILNGGAHADNNVDIQEFMIAPVGAQTFTEALRMGTEIYHSLKKTLKEKGHRTAVGDEGGFAPDLGSNEEALEIILVAIERAGYVPGIDILISLDAAASEFYKDGLYTLSAEGASMNSLQLVKYYEKLCFKYPIYSIEDGFDQNDWAGWKELTDDVGGSIQIVGDDLFVTNTQRLAQGIQSGVANSILVKVNQIGTLSETLQTIQMAHRAGYTTVISHRSGETSDYTIADLAVAVNAGQIKTGAPCRSDRIAKYNQLLRIEEQLAGACAYHGPALLASMQRR; translated from the coding sequence ATGTACGCGATTACCGACATAGTTGCCAGGGAAATACTCGACTCTCGCGGAAACCCCACAGTAGAGGCTGACGTTTACCTCACCTCGGGTGTCATGGGCCGCGCCGCGGTGCCCTCCGGGGCCTCTACCGGCGAGTACGAGGCGGTAGAGCTTCGCGACGGCGATCCTGACCGCTATCTCGGAAAGGGAGTACTCAGGGCCGTCGAGAACGTAAACACTATCATAGCCTCCGAACTTATCGGCATGGATGTGCGCGAGCAGATTGAGATCGACGGACTTCTCTGTTCGCTGGACGGCACCGCCAACAAGGGCAATCTTGGCGCCAACGCCATGCTGGGCGTCTCCCTTGCCTGCGCAAAGGCGGCCGCGACGGCCTGCGAGCTGCCTCTCTTCCGCTACATCGGCGGATCACAGGCCAGCCTTCTGCCCGTCCCGATGATGAATATTTTAAACGGCGGCGCGCACGCCGACAACAACGTCGACATTCAGGAGTTCATGATAGCCCCCGTCGGAGCGCAGACCTTTACCGAAGCGCTTCGCATGGGCACGGAGATCTATCACAGCCTCAAAAAGACCCTGAAAGAGAAGGGGCACAGGACCGCCGTCGGCGACGAGGGCGGGTTCGCTCCCGACCTCGGTTCCAACGAAGAGGCGCTGGAGATAATCCTCGTCGCCATCGAGAGAGCGGGTTACGTCCCCGGCATCGACATCCTCATCTCTCTCGACGCAGCCGCCAGCGAATTTTACAAAGACGGCCTCTACACCCTCTCCGCCGAGGGCGCGAGCATGAATTCCCTGCAGCTCGTCAAGTACTACGAAAAACTCTGCTTCAAGTACCCCATCTACTCAATCGAGGATGGCTTCGACCAGAACGACTGGGCCGGGTGGAAGGAGTTAACCGACGACGTGGGCGGGAGCATCCAGATCGTCGGCGACGACCTCTTCGTCACCAACACCCAGCGCCTTGCGCAGGGCATACAAAGCGGCGTGGCCAATTCCATACTCGTCAAGGTCAACCAGATAGGCACCCTGTCGGAGACCCTCCAGACCATTCAGATGGCCCACCGCGCGGGCTATACCACGGTTATTTCGCACCGCTCGGGCGAGACCTCCGACTACACCATAGCCGATCTGGCTGTCGCCGTGAACGCCGGGCAGATTAAGACCGGTGCGCCCTGCCGCTCCGACCGCATAGCGAAATACAACCAGCTTCTGCGCATCGAAGAACAGCTCGCCGGGGCCTGCGCTTACCACGGCCCCGCTCTCCTGGCCTCGATGCAGAGGAGATAA
- a CDS encoding asparaginase translates to MICPVPMVRAMRGGLVESLHRGHLAVARPDGALLDALGDPDFPTFLRSAAKPFQAIPVVEDGALTRFSLTSGELAVMCGSHSGQSFHVEAVLSILSKIGVEEAALLCGVHPPSHKLTAKRLQESGEKPRPIHNNCSGKHAAMLALCVFHGWDTEDYVNPGHPVQIHIKKVVAECLGLSLEELGEGTDGCGVPVFRAPLRAVARGYARLAWPKGDDTLPEKRVKAMHHLVKACVENPEMVAGDERICTDAMRAAPGRVLAKTGAESSYGLSILEAGVGIAFKIEDGSMRALPPAVVEILIRSGTLRSTEVATLSAYHRQIIKNHRKETVGVIEPCLKWHGLDRPDLRK, encoded by the coding sequence ATGATTTGTCCCGTTCCCATGGTGCGCGCAATGCGCGGCGGACTGGTGGAGAGCCTCCACAGGGGCCACCTCGCCGTGGCGAGGCCCGACGGAGCACTCCTCGACGCGCTCGGCGACCCCGATTTCCCCACCTTTCTTCGCTCGGCGGCTAAGCCCTTTCAGGCGATACCGGTGGTGGAAGACGGAGCCTTGACGCGCTTTAGCCTCACTTCCGGGGAACTCGCCGTCATGTGCGGCTCCCATTCCGGCCAGTCTTTTCACGTCGAGGCCGTCCTTTCGATACTCTCGAAGATCGGCGTGGAAGAAGCGGCGCTTCTTTGCGGCGTACACCCTCCAAGCCACAAACTCACTGCGAAAAGACTTCAGGAATCCGGCGAAAAACCCCGGCCGATACACAACAACTGCTCCGGCAAACACGCCGCCATGCTGGCCCTTTGCGTCTTTCACGGCTGGGATACGGAGGATTACGTTAATCCCGGACACCCTGTACAGATACACATAAAAAAGGTTGTCGCGGAGTGCCTTGGCCTTTCTCTCGAAGAGCTGGGCGAAGGCACCGACGGCTGCGGCGTCCCGGTCTTCCGGGCTCCCCTCAGGGCGGTCGCGAGGGGCTACGCACGCCTCGCCTGGCCGAAGGGCGACGACACCCTCCCCGAGAAGCGCGTAAAGGCTATGCACCACCTTGTAAAGGCCTGCGTGGAGAATCCGGAGATGGTCGCGGGGGACGAGCGCATATGCACCGACGCGATGAGAGCCGCTCCCGGCAGGGTCTTGGCCAAGACCGGGGCCGAAAGCTCTTACGGCCTGTCAATTCTCGAAGCGGGAGTGGGGATTGCCTTCAAGATAGAGGACGGCTCGATGAGAGCGCTCCCCCCCGCCGTGGTAGAGATACTCATTCGCTCGGGGACACTGCGAAGCACGGAAGTGGCTACCCTCTCGGCCTACCACCGGCAGATCATCAAAAACCACCGGAAGGAAACCGTAGGGGTGATAGAGCCCTGTCTGAAATGGCACGGACTGGACAGGCCGGACCTGAGGAAGTGA
- a CDS encoding nucleoside-diphosphate kinase: MAIEQTLAMIKPDATARNIIGKIVARIEEEGFTIRAMRKLKLSREQAEAFYSVHKERPFFGDLTSFMSSGPIVALLLERENAISKWREVMGATNPEKAAEGTIRKLFALDMEKNSVHGSDAHETAACEKGFFFNGLDML, translated from the coding sequence ATGGCTATAGAACAGACACTCGCCATGATAAAGCCCGACGCGACGGCGAGAAACATTATCGGAAAGATTGTCGCCCGCATCGAAGAGGAAGGTTTCACCATCCGCGCCATGAGGAAACTGAAACTCAGCCGCGAGCAGGCCGAGGCTTTCTACTCAGTACACAAGGAGCGCCCCTTCTTCGGCGATCTTACTTCTTTCATGTCCTCCGGCCCCATCGTAGCGCTCCTTCTCGAACGCGAGAACGCCATCTCCAAGTGGCGCGAGGTAATGGGAGCGACCAACCCCGAGAAGGCCGCCGAAGGCACCATCAGGAAGCTTTTCGCGCTGGACATGGAGAAGAACTCCGTCCACGGCTCCGACGCCCACGAAACCGCCGCGTGCGAAAAGGGATTCTTTTTCAACGGCCTGGATATGCTCTAA
- a CDS encoding RsmB/NOP family class I SAM-dependent RNA methyltransferase — MKTDLMGSYRWWRREGDKLPNPSYAQRIFSAAGPVEEFILSSRGPLDAEVQNHQRALRMGKNDRALLGMGVYGLARSLKALTEATGGVREPGVLLGLGYLDQIKPELRPCEYFTNYDYKSALERADELRERWFSSFCEETATSLSELPVEAKDALSSYLSIPSFWLDFGPWKTVGEALSELLEGKKRQSLQIRANTLKTGREELKRDLYSSGIASDYSEFSPTGLMIPGAVNVAGLPSFKEGLFEIQDEGSQLIALACGAKPGQKVLDLCAGSGGKSLALAALMENRGLIVAHDNARLRLLRSDERIRRSGATIIKPLSAYEEVAGSAPYDVVLVDAPCSSTGTLRRNPDVSWRWKKADILSFSKVQRELLQKGSELVKRGGKLVYSTCSLLAPENRFVAEKFLENNRNFSPAKVLPGLPFSCIGSEGVRLPLNLPGYEGDGYFIASFLKI, encoded by the coding sequence ATGAAAACAGACCTCATGGGCAGTTACAGATGGTGGAGAAGGGAAGGGGACAAACTTCCCAACCCCTCTTACGCCCAACGGATTTTTTCCGCCGCCGGGCCTGTCGAAGAGTTCATCCTCTCCTCAAGGGGGCCTCTGGACGCCGAGGTGCAAAACCACCAGAGGGCGCTTCGGATGGGGAAAAACGACCGCGCTCTGCTCGGGATGGGAGTCTACGGACTTGCGCGGAGTCTCAAAGCCTTAACCGAAGCCACCGGCGGAGTCCGCGAGCCGGGAGTTCTTCTGGGGCTAGGGTATCTGGACCAGATTAAGCCGGAACTTCGGCCCTGCGAGTACTTTACGAATTACGATTATAAATCCGCTCTTGAGCGGGCGGATGAGCTTCGGGAGAGGTGGTTTTCGTCGTTTTGCGAAGAAACCGCAACTTCCCTGTCTGAGCTTCCGGTAGAGGCGAAAGACGCGCTCTCCTCCTACCTTTCAATTCCTTCTTTCTGGCTTGACTTCGGCCCCTGGAAAACCGTGGGGGAGGCTCTTTCCGAGCTTTTGGAAGGTAAAAAGCGCCAGTCGCTGCAGATACGCGCAAACACCCTGAAGACAGGCCGCGAGGAACTGAAACGCGATCTCTACAGTTCAGGAATAGCTTCGGATTATTCCGAATTTTCTCCAACCGGCCTCATGATTCCCGGCGCTGTCAACGTGGCCGGACTCCCATCTTTCAAGGAAGGACTCTTCGAGATTCAGGACGAGGGGAGCCAGCTTATCGCCCTCGCCTGCGGCGCGAAACCGGGCCAAAAGGTGCTTGACCTGTGCGCGGGAAGCGGCGGCAAGTCCCTCGCCCTCGCCGCCCTGATGGAAAACAGGGGGTTAATCGTAGCTCACGACAACGCAAGGCTTCGGCTCCTTCGCTCGGACGAGCGGATCAGGAGGTCCGGCGCGACCATCATCAAGCCCCTCTCCGCTTACGAAGAGGTAGCCGGATCAGCGCCTTACGACGTCGTGCTGGTTGACGCTCCCTGCTCCTCGACAGGCACACTGAGAAGGAATCCCGACGTTTCGTGGCGCTGGAAAAAAGCCGATATCCTCTCTTTCTCGAAGGTTCAGCGAGAACTTCTTCAGAAGGGGTCGGAACTTGTAAAACGCGGGGGGAAGCTCGTCTACTCGACCTGCAGCCTTCTGGCGCCTGAAAACCGGTTCGTGGCTGAAAAGTTTCTTGAGAACAACCGTAATTTTTCACCGGCAAAGGTCTTGCCCGGCCTTCCTTTCTCCTGCATCGGGAGCGAAGGTGTCCGCCTTCCGCTCAACCTTCCCGGTTACGAAGGTGACGGATACTTCATCGCTTCCTTTTTGAAAATATAA
- a CDS encoding YjbQ family protein yields MKTFTLGTNTRQCFIDVTQNVSGIVGESGVSEGICVVYAPHTTGGLAINENEDPNVSRDILEFLKDMIPAGFAFRHSEGNSDAHVMATLIGSSVTVPITGGRLALGTWQGIYFVEFDGPRSRRCNVTVIGK; encoded by the coding sequence ATGAAAACATTCACCCTTGGCACCAATACAAGGCAGTGTTTTATAGACGTTACCCAAAACGTATCCGGAATAGTCGGCGAATCCGGGGTATCCGAAGGGATATGCGTCGTATACGCTCCGCACACCACCGGCGGCCTTGCGATAAATGAAAACGAAGATCCCAACGTAAGCCGCGATATTCTCGAGTTTCTGAAAGACATGATTCCCGCCGGCTTCGCCTTCCGACACTCGGAGGGCAACTCCGACGCTCACGTCATGGCCACCCTCATCGGATCGAGCGTTACCGTTCCCATAACCGGCGGCAGGCTGGCTCTCGGGACCTGGCAGGGTATCTATTTCGTCGAATTCGACGGCCCCAGAAGCAGACGCTGCAACGTGACCGTTATCGGCAAGTAG
- a CDS encoding TlyA family RNA methyltransferase, whose product MSGKIRLDQLLVERGIAPTRSRAQAMIMAGTIIVGDHTAAKAGQLVDPESGIRQKGEHNPYVSRGGLKLEAALDAFPVNPEGMVCVDVGASTGGFTDCLLQRGAKKVYAVDVGYGQLAWKLREDKRVVSVERCNVRHLTAEELGELCDLAVIDASFISLDLVLPGVFNLIKPKASVIALVKPQFEVEKGQVGKGGVVKDSALRKKALEKVCNNAKLLGFEVLGETTSPITGAKKGNVEFLIYLKKT is encoded by the coding sequence GTGAGCGGAAAGATACGGCTTGACCAGCTTCTGGTGGAAAGAGGTATCGCCCCGACGCGGTCCAGGGCGCAGGCGATGATAATGGCGGGGACTATAATCGTCGGGGATCACACGGCGGCGAAGGCCGGGCAACTGGTCGACCCCGAATCCGGAATAAGGCAAAAGGGCGAGCACAACCCCTACGTCAGCAGGGGAGGGCTCAAACTGGAAGCGGCTCTCGACGCCTTTCCGGTTAATCCCGAGGGGATGGTTTGCGTAGACGTGGGAGCCTCCACCGGCGGGTTCACGGACTGCCTCCTGCAAAGGGGGGCAAAAAAGGTCTACGCCGTGGACGTGGGGTACGGGCAACTCGCCTGGAAACTCCGAGAAGACAAAAGGGTGGTGAGCGTGGAGCGCTGCAACGTTCGCCACCTTACCGCGGAAGAACTCGGGGAGCTTTGCGACCTGGCGGTAATCGACGCCTCCTTTATTTCTCTGGATCTCGTCCTGCCGGGAGTTTTTAATCTTATAAAACCAAAAGCGTCCGTAATCGCTCTGGTCAAGCCCCAGTTTGAAGTCGAAAAAGGGCAGGTGGGCAAAGGCGGAGTCGTCAAGGATTCAGCGTTAAGAAAAAAAGCCCTTGAGAAAGTATGCAATAATGCTAAATTATTAGGTTTTGAGGTACTCGGCGAAACCACGTCTCCGATAACGGGGGCCAAAAAGGGGAACGTCGAGTTTTTGATATATCTGAAAAAGACTTAA